The following are from one region of the Amia ocellicauda isolate fAmiCal2 chromosome 1, fAmiCal2.hap1, whole genome shotgun sequence genome:
- the iah1 gene encoding isoamyl acetate-hydrolyzing esterase 1 homolog — protein sequence MSELSSVVWPQVILFGDSITQFSFDSQGWGSAIANKLARKCDVVNRGLSGYNSRWAKIVLPRIMGSVDGQSVAAVTIFFGANDSALQDRNPQQHIPLQEYTANLRSMVQQLGSLGIPKDKVILIAPPPLDEPTWEKECQLKGTSLNRLNAVTGQYAQACVQAGAECGTEVLDLWTLMQENGQDFTSYLSDGLHLSERGSEFVAQHLWGLLEKCVAPLPFILPYWGDVDPLSPKTSLLADNPTT from the exons ATGTCCGAGCTCAGCAGCGTTGTGTGGCCGCAGGTCATCCTTTTTGGGGACTCGATCACACAG TTCTCATTCGACTCTCAGGGATGGGGCTCTGCTATAGCTAATAAACTAGCCAG AAAATGTGACGTGGTCAACCGTGGACTGTCCGGCTACAACAGTAGATGGGCCAAAATCGTCTTGCCGAGGATTATGGGTAGTGTGGACGGGCAGAGCGTGGCGGCAGTCACCATATTCTTTGGCGCCAACGACAGTGCCTTACAAG ACAGGAACCCTCAGCAGCACATCCCCCTGCAGGAGTACACTGCCAACCTCAGGAGCATGGTGCAGCAGCTGGGCAGCCTGGGAATCCCAAAAGACAAGGTCATCCTCATCGCCCCACCACCCCTGGACGAGCCCACCTGGGAGAAAGAGTGCCAGCTGAAAG GCACCTCTCTGAACCGCCTCAACGCTGTGACTGGCCAGTATGCGCAGGCCTGTGTCCAAGCAGGTGCAGAGTGTGGAACTGAGGTGCTGGACCTGTGGACGCTTATGCAGGAAAACGGACAG GACTTCACCTCGTACCTCTCGGATGGGCTGCACCTGTCTGAGCGAGGCAGCGAGTTTGTGGCCCAGCACCTGTGGGGCCTCCTGGAGAAGTGTGTGGCCCCCCTGCCATTCATCCTACCCTACTGGGGAGACGTGGACCCCCTGAGCCCTAAGACCAGCCTCCTGGCAGACAACCCCACAACATGA
- the LOC136762939 gene encoding disintegrin and metalloproteinase domain-containing protein 17, translated as MLTSSRRKAGANGTGGQFRVMSVLAQTRVFLTSLVLLVSLSWVDGGRKPLVGKLENDLELESLNAVLEDYDVLSLSSLRHHSVRKREVSSESQVERLLSFSALRRNFNLYLTTNTDLFAENFKAVVLDKNGVEDVYEVQKKNFYTGHVVGEENSRVRAHIDDGDFLAHIQTHDGEYNIEPLWRFTQSQRDDRLLAYRSEDIKDISRINSPSVCGYINAVEQDLLPEEARRAKTEEEIVKEPLHREKRQKSAQNSQKNTCPLLVVADYRFYEHMGRKEESTTINYLIELIDRVDDMYRNTSWDEPGLDGIGVQILQIHINKEPTPTKSQHYNMKGSPTPGRDVWDVKKLLEQFSSDIAPNASTACLAHLFTYQDFDQGTLGLAYVGSSRKNALGGLCPRKYLPTPSAKPIYLNTGLTSTKNYGKTILTKEADLVTTHELGHNFGAEHDPDNVPNCAPNDDNGGKFVMFPIAVSGDHDNNKRFSSCSKTSIMRTLTTRLDECFKPRNSKVCGNSRVEEGEECDPGLLHLHDDLCCTSDCKFKPHAQCSDRNSPCCKRCKFESSGKVCQEAIGATCKGQSTCTGNSSDCPPPTNAPDGDTCVDMGRCRSGECVPFCEVVNLRPCACNETDNSCKVCCRDPSGVCQPYKDDKGSFLFLRKGKPCTVGFCVENGKCMKQVQDVIERLWDFIDKLDINTFGKFLADNIVGSVVVFSLLFWIPLSILVHCVDKRLDQQYEENNKSLFHPSNAEMLSSLESASVRIVKPPPPLLTNRFQPSHPPAPSMATPPTGSSTGPKLEAPRMATIEEDPSSDSHLDEALGEDFANSGTPAKSFEDLTEQSTTRSDKALAFRLQRQARIDSKETEC; from the exons ATGTTGACATCAAGCAGAAGGAAAGCAGGAGCTAATGGCACAGGGGGGCAGTTTCGGGTCATGTCTGTCCTAGCCCAGACCAGGGTGTTTTTAACTTCCTTGGTGCTTTTAGTTTCTCTCAGTTGGGTGGATGGTGGCAGGAAGCCTTTAGTGGGAAAACTGGAAAATGACCTGGAGTTGG AATCCCTCAACGCAGTGCTGGAAGACTATGATGTCTTGTCTCTCTCAAGTCTCCGGCACCACTCTGTGAGGAAGAGGGAGGTGAGCTCTGAATCCCAAGTGGAGCGGCTTCTGAGCTTCTCGGCCCTTAGGAG AAATTTCAACCTGTACCTGACTACAAATACTGACCTCTTTGCTGAAAACTTCAAAGCTGTGGTCCTCGATAAGAATGGGGTAGAAGATGTTTACGAAGTTCAAAAGAAAAACTTCTATACTGGACATGTAGTAG GGGAGGAAAACTCTCGGGTGCGAGCCCATATTGATGATGGGGACTTCCTGGCCCACATTCAGACCCATGATGGAGAATACAACATTGAG CCTTTGTGGAGGTTCACGCAGTCACAGCGCGACGACCGGCTCTTGGCCTACAGGTCGGAGGACATTAAAGACATCAGCCGCATTAATTCTCCAAGCGTCTGTGGATACATCAACGCAGTCGAGCAGGACCTGCTGCCCGAGGAGGCCAGGAGAGCCAAGACAGAAGAAGAAATAGTAAAAG AGCCCCTCCATCGAGAAAAAAGGCAGAAAAGTGCCCAGAACTCCCAGAAAAACACCTGTCCGCTGCTGGTGGTAGCTGATTACCGCTTCTATGAACACATGGGACGTAAAGAAGAGAGCACCACTATCAACTACCTT ATTGAGCTGATTGATCGAGTGGACGACATGTACAGGAACACAAGCTGGGATGAGCCTGGCCTTGATGGGATCGGGGTACAGATCTTGCAG atACACATCAACAAAGAGCCAACTCCTACTAAAAGCCAACATTACAATATGAAGGGCAGCCCCACACCGGGGAGGGATGTCTGGGATGTGAAGAAGCTGCTGGAG CAATTTAGTTCAGATATAGCACCCAATGCCTCAACTGCCTGCCTGGCACACCTGTTCACCTACCAAGACTTCGACCAGGGAACGCTGGGACTGGCGTATGTCGGCTCTTCTAGGAAAAATGCTCTCGGGGGCCTCTGTCCTAGAA aGTATCTTCCTACACCTTCAGCTAAACCCATTTACCTGAACACTGGTTTAACCAGCACCAAGAACTATGGGAAAACCATTTTAACCAAG GAAGCAGATCTGGTAACCACTCATGAGTTGGGCCACAACTTTGGAGCTGAACATGACCCAGACAACGTGCCCAACTGCGCACCTAACGATGACAACGGGGGGAAGTTCGTCATGTTCCCCATAGCTGTCAGTGGAGATCATGATAACAACAAG AGGTTTTCCAGTTGCAGTAAAACCTCCATCATGAGGACGCTGACTACAAGATTGGACGAATGCTTTAAGCCGAGGAACAGCAAGGTGTGTGGCAACTCTCGAGTGGAGGAGGGCGAGGAATGCGACCCTGGGCTGCTGCATCTGCACGACGACCTCTGCTGCACCTCCGACTGCAAGTTCAAACCCCATGCCCAGTGCAG TGACAGAAACAGTCCCTGTTGCAAACGGTGCAAGTTCGAAAGTTCTGGGAAGGTCTGCCAAGAAGCCATCGGTGCCACTTGCAAGGGGCAATCAACATGCACAG GCAACAGCAGCGATTGCCCCCCCCCGACCAACGCCCCTGATGGAGACACCTGTGTGGACATGGGCCGCTGCCGCAGCGGAGAGTGCGTGCCGTTCTGCGAGGTCGTCAACCTCCGCCCCTGCGCCTGCAACG AGACCGATAACTCCTGCAAAGTGTGTTGTAGGGACCCTTCAGGAGTGTGCCAGCCCTACAAGGACGATAAAGGAAGCTTCCTGTTCCTGCGCAAAGGCAAACCCTGCACTGTGGGCTTCTGTGTGGAGAAC GGAAAGTGTATGAAACAGGTTCAAGACGTCATCGAGAGACTCTGGGATTTTATTGACAAACTGGACATCAATACGTTTG GGAAGTTCCTGGCAGATAACATTGTGGGCTCGGTTGTGgtcttctctctgctcttctGGATCCCCCTCAGCATCCTGGTCCACTGTGTG GACAAAAGACTTGACCAGCAATATGAAGAAAACAACAAGTCTCTCTTTCACCCCAGC AATGCGGAGATGCTAAGCAGCTTGGAGTCGGCCTCAGTGCGCATCGTTAAGCCCCCACCCCCTCTGCTGACCAATCGCTTCCAGCCCTCGCATCCGCCCGCCCCCAGCATGGCGACACCCCCCACCGGCTCCAGCACAGGCCCCAAGTTGGAGGCACCCCGCATGGCCACTATCGAAGAAGACCCCAGCAGCGACTCCCACCTGGATGAGGCACTTGGGGAGGACTTTGCCAACAGTGGAACGCCCGCTAAATCCTTCGAGGACCTGACCGAACAGTCGACCACTCGCAGCGACAAAGCTCTGGCCTTCCGCCTGCAGAGACAGGCGCGCATCGACAGCAAGGAGACGGAGTGCTAG
- the LOC136763083 gene encoding 14-3-3 protein theta yields MDKTELIQKAKLAEQAERYDDMASAMKEVTEQGAELSNEERNLLSVAYKNVVGARRSAWRVISSIEQKTEEQDKKIEMVKEYRRKVESELKSICDDVLKLLDKYLIANSTQPESSVFYLKMKGDYYRYLAEVASEEDKKATIENSQTAYSEAFEISKKDMQPTHPIRLGLALNFSVFYYEILNSPDKACQLAKQAFDDAIAELDTLNEDSYKDSTLIMQLLRDNLTLWTSDNATEDGEPGDGTDN; encoded by the exons ATGGATAAAACGGAGCTGATCCAGAAGGCCAAGCTGGCGGAGCAGGCCGAGCGCTACGACGACATGGCCTCGGCGATGAAGGAGGTGACCGAGCAGGGGGCCGAGCTGTCCAACGAGGAGAGGAACCTGCTGTCCGTCGCCTACAAGAACGTGGTGGGCGCCCGGAGGTCCGCCTGGAGGGTCATCTCCAGCATCGAGCAGAAGACCGAGGAGCAGGACAAGAAGATCGAGATGGTGAAGGAGTACCGGAGAAAGGTGGAGTCCGAGCTGAAGAGCATCTGCGACGATGTGCTG AAATTGCTGGACAAATATTTAATCGCCAACTCGACGCAGCCAGAAAGCAGTGTCTTCTATCTAAAGATGAAAGGAGATTATTACAGATATCTTGCTGAAGTTGCCTCTGAAGAAGACAAAAAAG cAACGATAGAAAACTCTCAGACTGCTTATTCTGAAGCATTTGAAATCAGCAAGAAAGACATGCAGCCGACACATCCAATCCGTTTGGGTCTTGCCCTcaacttctctgtattttactATGAGATCCTCAATTCCCCAGATAAGGCCTGCCAATTGGCAAAACAA GCTTTTGATGATGCCATTGCTGAGCTTGATACGCTGAATGAAGATTCATACAAAGACAGCACCCTCATCATGCAGTTGCTTAGAGACAACCTAACA ttATGGACATCAGACAATGCAACAGAGGATGGCGAACCTGGAGATGGTACGGACAACTAA